In Drosophila santomea strain STO CAGO 1482 chromosome 3L, Prin_Dsan_1.1, whole genome shotgun sequence, a single window of DNA contains:
- the LOC120448649 gene encoding peritrophin-44, whose amino-acid sequence METPRAILGVALLLLLQTLDLVTARGEDICRLFSNNTVIRDPESCSQSITCIDSVSHYSRCTGSTPFFDKDAGKCVKSLSTSTSSCSISCEDRTTQFLADPKSCYGYYYCADEDTPMYGTCPQDTHFNATTQICSRQYESDCTTSSFEYCNIVKNSVNFDNLQGCNMYHVCEKGVLKDKTCSNTYYQASTGECVSRALVDCDAHPLPTDVCGKASKPYENKFVSDEATCRGYFYCAKQKDGTPDASPQWNQCPQNKFFDATSQMCIAPTSVKCSYDRCDGRTASFVESATKGCRNYLSCSGGVTVGENSCGNYFFNEELGACTPSVQTYTACKS is encoded by the exons ATGGAAA CACCGAGAGCTATCCTGGGCGTAGcactgctgctactgctgcaaACCCTAGATTTGGTAACTGCCCGGGGTGAAGACATCTGCCGCTTGTTCTCCAATAATACGGTGATCCGAGATCCCGAGTCCTGCAGTCAATCGATCACGTGCATCGATTCCGTGAGCCACTACAGCAGATGTACGGGATCTACTCCGTTTTTCGACAAGGACGCGGGCAAATGCGTGAAATCACtgtccacatccacgtccagCTGCTCGATTTCCTGCGAAGATCGGACCACACAATTCCTGGCCGATCCCAAGTCCTGCTACGGCTATTATTACTGTGCGGATGAGGACACGCCCATGTACGGCACCTGTCCGCAGGACACCCACTTTAATGCCACCACCCAGATTTGTTCCCGTCAATACGAATCGGATTGCACCACCAGTAGCTTCGAGTACTGCAACATTGTAAAGAACTCTGTCAACTTCGACAACCTACAGGGATGCAACATGTATCACGTCTGTGAGAAGGGCGTCCTGAAGGACAAGACATGCTCGAACACCTATTACCAGGCCAGCACGGGCGAGTGTGTGTCCAGGGCTCTGGTGGATTGCGATGCCCATCCACTGCCCACGGATGTCTGCGGCAAGGCCAGTAAGCCCTACGAAAACAAGTTCGTCTCAGATGAAGCCACCTGTCGCGGCTACTTCTACTGCGCCAAGCAAAAGGATGGCACCCCGGACGCGAGTCCCCAGTGGAACCAGTGTCCCCAGAATAAATTCTTCGATGCGACCAGCCAGATGTGCATAGCCCCCACTTCGGTCAAGTGCTCGTACGATCGCTGCGACGGTCGAACTGCTAGTTTTGTCGAAAGTGCCACAAAGGGCTGCCGCAACTATCTGAGCTGCTCCGGCGGAGTCACGGTGGGCGAGAACTCCTGCGGTAACTACTTCTTTAACGAGGAGCTGGGAGCATGCACTCCAAGTGTACAGACATACACCGCTTGCAAGTCGTAA
- the LOC120448647 gene encoding peritrophin-44 yields the protein MGAFNVRICVLAACLFLASQSTGYTMDDLCKQWSGTGYIGNPSNCRGWGYCMNQQTVAWGTCEEGYVFNVQTECCENKTTTPCSTSAVQTCSAIKSPIYVANLLNCTEYAHCDGQGKIAYGDCGAGGVFSESTTSCEWGPACPQDNICRFMPSNIFVGDPKKCGNYMNCINGYGTSTACTVSPYIYYNAATGKCQSTNPCTGGNTNSGDSGQFTVGQTSEDVCNAEDFDAADTLTVDGKEVDYKYFSDSETCYGYYYCAKAGAIGYWNQCPTGTQFNSKLGKCVSPASFVCTHNRCGNVNSKFMAVEGCLSYTICSSGETANCPSTSKYYDEVNNMCTSTIPKYAICSST from the exons ATGGGAG CATTCAATGTTAGGATCTGTGTCTTGGCGGCCTGTCTTTTCCTGGCGTCGCAGTCCACCGGCTACACGATGGACGATCTGTGCAAACAGTGGTCGGGCACTGGCTACATCGGCAATCCGAGCAACTGCCGTGGCTGGGGATACTGCATGAACCAGCAGACTGTGGCATGGGGTACCTGTGAAGAGGGATATGTGTTTAACGTGCAGACCGAATGCTGTGAAAACAAAACTACCACGCCGTGCTCCACCAGTGCCGTGCAAACTTGCTCCGCAATCAAATCTCCCATTTATGTGGCCAATTTGTTGAACTGCACCGAATACGCCCATTGCGATGGCCAGGGCAAAATCGCCTATGGCGATTGCGGCGCTGGAGGCGTCTTTTCGGAGTCCACCACGAGCTGTGAGTGGGGACCCGCCTGCCCGCAAGATAACATCTGTCGGTTCATGCCGTCCAACATCTTTGTTGGCGATCCGAAAAAGTGCGGCAACTACATGAACTGCATCAATGGCTATGGCACTTCGACCGCATGTACCGTTTCCCCATATATATACTACAATGCAGCCACTGGCAAATGCCAGTCGACTAATCCGTGCACCGGCGGCAACACAAACAGTGGAGATTCCGGCCAGTTTACTGTTGGACAAACAAGTGAAGACGTATGTAACGCAGAGGACTTTGATGCTGCAGATACCCTTACTGTAGACGGGAAAGAGGTTGACTATAAGTACTTTAGTGATTCTGAAACCTGCTATGGTTACTACTACTGTGCAAAAGCCGGAGCCATTGGCTATTGGAACCAATGTCCCACCGGTACCCAGTTCAATAGTAAGCTGGGCAAGTGCGTCTCGCCAGCCTCCTTTGTGTGTACCCATAACCGATGTGGAAACGTTAACAGCAAATTCATGGCCGTTGAGGGTTGCCTGAGCTACACGATCTGTTCCAGCGGAGAAACCGCTAATTGTCCCTCCACATCGAAGTACTACGACGAGGTGAACAATATGTGCACCTCCACAATCCCCAAATACGCTATTTGTTCGTCGACGTAG
- the LOC120449466 gene encoding peritrophin-48, whose protein sequence is MNRASGVLSLLFVASALGGVIEDFEYLSVGEMCDLLPQDTSFLRPNTCNNWVRCATNYSVLEQGGCAAGLNYNKELGRCILASSSASVCPYADGIVDQAQNLCANETEGAFIVDPSSSDCRGYILCKSHNQIKANCPNELIFHPASRSCVYEKQYHCPVSQTKKTSPACRSLPNNTRLADPVHCDQYYECVSEVLHSRSCPLASAYDASLGYCVDVAEVSCYESAALPEPENIFCLDNATGSARVGYFADEESCSHYYICGNPVAGKHDTEPKHLSCPLGQYFDFEKLSCRDRLNVRCQLDRCVGTNTTYVNIAGDCQSYGRCSGGRTVSVGQCPTGYYFDERNQGCTQTNYHYIACSV, encoded by the exons ATGAATAGAG CTAGCGGTGTCCTGTCGCTGCTGTTTGTGGCCAGTGCCCTGGGCGGCGTGATCGAGGACTTTGAATACCTATCGGTGGGGGAGATGTGCGATCTGCTGCCGCAGGATACAAGCTTCCTGCGACCGAATACCTGCAACAACTGGGTGCGGTGCGCCACCAACTACAGCGTGCTGGAGCAGGGCGGCTGTGCCGCAGGACTGAACTACAATAAGGAGCTGGGTCGCTGCATCCTGGCATCCTCGAGCGCCTCGGTGTGTCCCTATGCCGACGGTATTGTGGACCAGGCCCAGAACCTGTGCGCCAACGAAACCGAAGGCGCCTTCATCGTGGACCCCAGCAGCAGCGATTGCCGCGGCTACATCTTGTGCAAGTCGCACAATCAGATCAAGGCCAACTGTCCCAACGAGCTGATCTTCCACCCCGCATCGAGGTCCTGCGTGTACGAGAAGCAGTACCATTGTCCCGTCAGCCAGACGAAGAAGACCAGTCCCGCCTGCCGGTCTCTGCCGAACAACACCCGTCTGGCCGATCCCGTCCATTGTGACCAGTACTACGAGTGCGTCAGCGAGGTCTTGCACAGCAGATCCTGCCCACTGGCGAGTGCCTACGACGCGAGCCTCGGCTACTGCGTGGATGTGGCCGAGGTGTCCTGCTACGAGAGCGCCGCCCTACCGGAACCGGAAAACATCTTCTGCCTGGACAATGCCACCGGATCCGCTCGCGTTGGCTACTTTGCCGACGAAGAGTCCTGCTCCCACTACTATATCTGTGGAAACCCCGTCGCCGGCAAGCACGACACGGAGCCCAAGCACCTGAGCTGTCCTTTGGGCCAGTACTTCGACTTCGAGAAGCTCTCCTGCCGCGACAGACTCAACGTGCGCTGCCAGCTGGACAGGTGTGTGGGCACCAACACGACCTACGTAAACATCGCCGGCGATTGCCAGAGCTATGGACGTTGCTCCGGCGGAAGGACCGTTAGCGTGGGCCAGTGCCCAACTGGTTACTACTTCGACGAGCGCAACCAGGGCTGCACCCAGACCAACTACCACTACATCGCCTGCTCCGTGTAG
- the LOC120448719 gene encoding peritrophin-48 isoform X1, with translation MDTTFIFIIGLIMIPMISGALTFNATLICSLVVNGTKMNDPRACNSWIQCIDGSAVSGSCDTGLFYDRESQKCLSSSSVKCLSSDPCAALPTGFAADPYSCNGYYYCKDGKGTHGVCNTGMNFNPGTQDCIRDFPCSNKMDPDSYCNILPDGVFVKDTDNCNGYQMCWGGQVINGTCPGTFYFKASSAQCDYPQDVECDFVPVPDISEKGVCPDTGGFISDNKTCNGYYYCKDLGDGEFSLEHGTCSDGRFFLATDGGACVPRSKVKCGYDRCVGLGNSTIQLANESDDGCRGYSICQDGIVIGQGTCPQDEYFDEITQRCTTQVISYTACQIAEETTRFQVEQLTAVNDGTTSIPES, from the exons ATGG ACACAACGTTCATCTTTATTATCGGACTCATCATGATCCCCATGATATCTGGGGCCCTGACCTTTAATGCAACGCTTATATGCAGCCTGGTGGTCAACGGCACCAAGATGAACGATCCTCGGGCGTGCAACTCGTGGATTCAGTGCATCGATGGGAGCGCAGTGAGTGGAAGCTGTGACACTGGACTCTTCTACGACAGGGAGAGCCAGAAGTGCCTGAGTTCCAGTAGCGTCAAGTGTCTGTCCAGTGATCCGTGCGCTGCTCTGCCCACCGGATTTGCGGCTGATCCGTACTCCTGCAACGGCTACTACTACTGCAAGGATGGCAAGGGGACGCACGGAGTGTGCAACACTGGAATGAACTTCAATCCGGGCACGCAAGACTGCATCCGGGATTTTCCGTGCTCGAATAAGATGGACCCGGATAGCTACTGCAATATCCTGCCGGATGGAGTCTTTGTCAAGGACACGGACAACTGCAATGGCTATCAGATGTGCTGGGGTGGCCAGGTGATCAATGGAACCTGTCCGGGCACCTTCTACTTCAAGGCCTCCTCGGCGCAGTGCGATTATCCGCAGGATGTGGAGTGTGACTTTGTGCCAGTGCCAGATATCAGCGAGAAGGGTGTATGTCCAGATACGGGTGGATTCATATCCGATAACAAGACCTGCAACGGCTACTACTACTGCAAGGACTTGGGCGATGGAGAGTTCTCGCTGGAGCATGGCACCTGCTCCGACGGAAGATTTTTCCTGGCCACCGATGGCGGTGCCTGTGTCCCGCGGTCCAAAGTGAAGTGCGGCTACGATCGCTGCGTGGGATTGGGCAATTCCACCATACAGCTGGCCAACGAGTCGGATGATGGTTGCAGGGGTTACTCGATCTGCCAGGATGGCATAGTCATTGGCCAGGGAACCTGTCCGCAGGACGAGTACTTCGACGAAATTACCCAGCGGTGCACCACCCAGGTCATATCATATACCGCCTGCCAGATAGCGGAGGAAACCACCCGGTTCCAAGTCGAGCAGCTGACGGCCGTGAATGATGGCACCACCTCCATTCCGGAGTCGTGA
- the LOC120448719 gene encoding peritrophin-48 isoform X2, producing the protein MIPMISGALTFNATLICSLVVNGTKMNDPRACNSWIQCIDGSAVSGSCDTGLFYDRESQKCLSSSSVKCLSSDPCAALPTGFAADPYSCNGYYYCKDGKGTHGVCNTGMNFNPGTQDCIRDFPCSNKMDPDSYCNILPDGVFVKDTDNCNGYQMCWGGQVINGTCPGTFYFKASSAQCDYPQDVECDFVPVPDISEKGVCPDTGGFISDNKTCNGYYYCKDLGDGEFSLEHGTCSDGRFFLATDGGACVPRSKVKCGYDRCVGLGNSTIQLANESDDGCRGYSICQDGIVIGQGTCPQDEYFDEITQRCTTQVISYTACQIAEETTRFQVEQLTAVNDGTTSIPES; encoded by the coding sequence ATGATCCCCATGATATCTGGGGCCCTGACCTTTAATGCAACGCTTATATGCAGCCTGGTGGTCAACGGCACCAAGATGAACGATCCTCGGGCGTGCAACTCGTGGATTCAGTGCATCGATGGGAGCGCAGTGAGTGGAAGCTGTGACACTGGACTCTTCTACGACAGGGAGAGCCAGAAGTGCCTGAGTTCCAGTAGCGTCAAGTGTCTGTCCAGTGATCCGTGCGCTGCTCTGCCCACCGGATTTGCGGCTGATCCGTACTCCTGCAACGGCTACTACTACTGCAAGGATGGCAAGGGGACGCACGGAGTGTGCAACACTGGAATGAACTTCAATCCGGGCACGCAAGACTGCATCCGGGATTTTCCGTGCTCGAATAAGATGGACCCGGATAGCTACTGCAATATCCTGCCGGATGGAGTCTTTGTCAAGGACACGGACAACTGCAATGGCTATCAGATGTGCTGGGGTGGCCAGGTGATCAATGGAACCTGTCCGGGCACCTTCTACTTCAAGGCCTCCTCGGCGCAGTGCGATTATCCGCAGGATGTGGAGTGTGACTTTGTGCCAGTGCCAGATATCAGCGAGAAGGGTGTATGTCCAGATACGGGTGGATTCATATCCGATAACAAGACCTGCAACGGCTACTACTACTGCAAGGACTTGGGCGATGGAGAGTTCTCGCTGGAGCATGGCACCTGCTCCGACGGAAGATTTTTCCTGGCCACCGATGGCGGTGCCTGTGTCCCGCGGTCCAAAGTGAAGTGCGGCTACGATCGCTGCGTGGGATTGGGCAATTCCACCATACAGCTGGCCAACGAGTCGGATGATGGTTGCAGGGGTTACTCGATCTGCCAGGATGGCATAGTCATTGGCCAGGGAACCTGTCCGCAGGACGAGTACTTCGACGAAATTACCCAGCGGTGCACCACCCAGGTCATATCATATACCGCCTGCCAGATAGCGGAGGAAACCACCCGGTTCCAAGTCGAGCAGCTGACGGCCGTGAATGATGGCACCACCTCCATTCCGGAGTCGTGA
- the LOC120450086 gene encoding peritrophin-48, translating to MFPGGQKETILAAVALVIACAAPATADVNVTALCLLVRNGNYVASQLDCSTYYQCQGSSFTAMSCPQGYYFDKNAQQCTGSVPSTCTSNTDPCQGKAVGSFAASSTSCGGYYYCGASGAVRGSCPAGENFNPTTMACVYRNNYPCTESSDSSSTVSVALKLCNLVENGVYFGSPSDCSGWNFCKDNVLHSGSCETGLVFNVQASNCGYKTASSCAQVTNDQSLTGVSAPTTCSSDGSMIAATACNQYYMCSAGNYQLMTCPSGYYYDTISKACVTRMQARNNCDRCVGTTATFVNAYSTTNCSDYLYCVNGVQKAVESCPANYYFNENFVACVSGVEPTFLCCNPTKSDGNSTTSTDTSTGSTSTGSTSTGSTSTGSTSTGSTSTGSTSTGSTSTGSTSTGSTSTGSSSTGSTSTGSTSTGSTSTGSTSTGSTSTGSTSTDSKSSTTK from the coding sequence ATGTTTCCAGGTGGACAAAAAGAAACTATCCTCGCTGCCGTGGCGCTAGTGATCGCCTGTGCCGCTCCAGCAACAGCCGATGTGAACGTCACCGCCTTGTGCCTGCTGGTCAGAAATGGTAACTACGTGGCCAGCCAGTTGGACTGCTCGACCTACTACCAGTGCCAGGGATCCTCGTTCACGGCCATGTCCTGTCCCCAGGGCTACTATTTCGACAAGAATGCCCAGCAGTGCACGGGCTCTGTGCCGAGCACCTGCACCAGCAACACCGATCCCTGTCAGGGCAAGGCGGTGGGATCCTTCGCGGCATCCAGTACGTCCTGCGGGGGCTACTACTACTGCGGAGCCTCCGGCGCTGTGAGGGGCAGTTGTCCTGCTGGCGAGAACTTCAATCCCACCACAATGGCTTGTGTGTACCGGAACAATTACCCATGCACCGAGTCCTCCGACAGTAGCTCTACTGTGTCGGTCGCCCTCAAACTGTGCAATCTCGTCGAGAATGGCGTCTACTTCGGCAGCCCTTCCGACTGCAGTGGCTGGAACTTCTGCAAGGACAACGTGCTGCACTCGGGATCTTGCGAAACTGGTCTAGTGTTCAATGTGCAGGCCAGCAACTGCGGCTACAAGACGGCCTCCTCCTGCGCCCAGGTCACCAATGATCAATCCCTGACCGGAGTGTCAGCTCCAACCACTTGCTCCTCGGACGGATCGATGATCGCAGCCACCGCATGCAACCAGTACTACATGTGCTCCGCCGGCAACTATCAGCTGATGACCTGCCCCTCGGGTTACTACTATGATACCATCTCGAAGGCGTGTGTGACCAGGATGCAAGCGAGGAACAACTGCGACAGATGTGTTGGCACCACTGCGACCTTCGTGAACGCCTACTCGACAACCAACTGCTCTGATTACCTGTACTGCGTGAACGGTGTCCAGAAGGCCGTGGAGAGCTGCCCCGCAAACTACTACTTTAATGAGAACTTCGTAGCCTGCGTAAGCGGTGTGGAGCCCACGTTCCTCTGCTGCAATCCCACGAAGAGCGATGGAAATTCGACGACGTCCACTGATACGTCCACTGGATCAACTTCCACTGGATCGACTTCCACTGGATCTACTTCCACTGGATCTACTTCCACTGGCTCGACTTCCACTGGATCGACTTCCACCGGCTCGACTTCCACTGGATCGACTTCCACTGGCTCGACTTCCACTGGATCGTCTTCCACTGGATCTACTTCCACTGGATCTACTTCCACTGGCTCGACTTCCACTGGATCGACTTCCACTGGATCTACTTCCACTGGATCGACTTCAACTGACTCGAAATCCTCAAccacaaaataa